In Gossypium arboreum isolate Shixiya-1 chromosome 6, ASM2569848v2, whole genome shotgun sequence, the following are encoded in one genomic region:
- the LOC108486378 gene encoding uncharacterized protein LOC108486378: MDRPPHNYAAASANAMAYSQQQRQSANIQQQFGYPPQHQQFPATVHAPPFLAPHPSQFPYHPHMQVQHQPQLHPQLLHLQQQQQPPPTFPSHLPPHLVSSPFHGLYDSPPPLAAAPSDPDLQKRIDKLVEYATKNGPEFEAMIREKQQDNPDYNFLFGGEGNGYYRYKLWLSTHPQSGPYPSFPPSSIPMMHPPPNPVMNPSSLNAPPMGTTASAAAAPQMHQPAFPPFYDQQHHYQHPQPFVGLGRPDYGQSFKGLSGPLPSDVAMELTNVLNNLNGTKESIKSAKIWFMQRSPFAPALAEALRDRVFALDDSERQLHVIYLANDILFDSLQRRVNPRDLDNEALAFKPVLGSMLARIYHNPQNEENRSRLQKILQFWASKEVYNQDDIYALENEMISGPPANSFPGPPKELSLDSVESSTPAGILQETAHNNVSMWQPDKQSSIPTVLDQEIPDKQGAHTLLPALANQQFLPNSVPTGAFPGSVPLNSNLQSSSQQSANTGEKLSPYPLFPPGLIPGMVRKMQIGSGVPYSPLSPLDIPTVIPPSNASPSEILERVSKFFKEIGEVNPSEGSLKSNSRDEDNEYEIEPPIRKGGACIPPPPNLQVDQDSGTYATGSAEQKPGSCGSGRLGLGATANPNEASQYDDVYTSYRKQRSTSYHSSMSARAATR; the protein is encoded by the exons ATGGATCGACCACCCCACAATTATGCAGCTGCATCTGCCAATGCCATGGCTTACTCCCAACAGCAGCGACAATCAGCCAATATTCAACAGCAATTCGGGTATCCTCCGCAACATCAACAGTTCCCTGCAACAGTACATGCTCCTCCTTTCCTAGCACCACATCCTTCTCAATTCCCTTACCATCCCCATATGCAAGTACAACACCAACCACAACTCCACCCTCAACTTCTTCATCTTCAGCAGCAACAGCAACCACCCCCTACATTCCCTTCACATTTGCCTCCTCATCTCGTTTCTTCACCTTTCCATGGTCTTTATGATTCTCCTCCGCCCCTTGCTGCTGCCCCATCTGATCCCGATCTCCAAAAGCGTATTGACAAGCTTGTGGAATATGCAACTAAGAATGGTCCTGAATTTGAAGCCATGATCCGTGAAAAGCAGCAAGATAATCCTGATTACAATTTTCTCTTTGGTGGAGAGGGGAATGGTTACTACAGGTACAAGCTTTGGCTATCTACACATCCCCAAAGTGGACCCTACCCTTCCTTTCCACCATCTTCCATACCTATGATGCATCCTCCTCCAAATCCTGTCATGAATCCTTCGTCTCTGAACGCGCCTCCAATGGGCACCACTGCCTCTGCTGCTGCTGCTCCTCAAATGCACCAACCTGCTTTTCCTCCATTTTATGATCAGCAGCATCACTATCAGCATCCTCAGCCTTTTGTTGGTCTTGGCCGGCCAGATTATGGTCAGTCCTTCAAAGGCCTTTCTGGTCCACTGCCCTCTGATGTTGCAATGGAGCTTACTAACGTTCTTAACAATCTAAATGGTACCAAAGAGTCAATCAAAAGTGCCAAGATATGGTTCATGCAGAGGTCTCCATTTGCACCAGCTTTGGCTGAGGCACTTAGAGATAGGGTTTTTGCTTTGGATGATTCAGAGAGGCAATTGCATGTAATTTATCTTGCCAATGATATCCTTTTTGACAG TTTGCAGAGAAGGGTTAACCCTCGTGACCTCGATAATGAAGCCCTTGCATTTAAACCTGTTCTAGGTTCAATGCTAGCAAGAATATACCACAATCCTCAAAACGAGGAAAACCGGTCACGTTTACAGAAAATTTTGCAGTTTTGGGCGTCCAAGGAAGTTTACAATCAAGATGACATATATGCACTTGAGAATGAGATGATTAGTGGACCACCAGCTAATTCTTTTCCTGGGCCGCCAAAAGAGTTATCTCTTGATTCAGTGGAGTCCTCAACACCTGCAG GAATATTGCAGGAGACGGCACACAATAATGTCTCTATGTGGCAGCCTGACAAACAAAGTTCTATTCCAACTGTGCTTGACCAAGAGATCCCTGATAAACAAGGGGCCCATACCCTGCTACCAGCGCTAGCAAACCagcaatttcttccaaattcaGTCCCTACTGGGGCTTTTCCAGGCTCTGTGCCGTTAAATTCTAATCTTCAGTCATCTAGCCAACAATCTGCAAATACTGGTGAGAAGTTGTCCCCCTACCCTCTTTTCCCACCCGGTCTTATTCCTGGAATGGTTAGAAAAATGCAAATCGGGAGTGGGGTGCCTTACTCTCCCCTGAGTCCTTTGGATATACCAACAGTTATACCTCCATCCAATGCATCACCATCAGAAATTCTTGAGAGAGTATCAAAGTTTTTCAAAGAGATTGGAGAGGTTAACCCTTCTGAAGGATCCTTGAAATCTAATTCAAGAGATGAAGATAATGAGTATGAGATAGAACCTCCCATTCGTAAGGGAGGAGCTTGCATCCCTCCTCCCCCAAATCTCCAGGTAGACCAAGATTCAGGAACATATGCTACCGGAAGCGCAGAGCAGAAACCAGGATCCTGTGGCTCGGGAAGGTTAGGACTCGGAGCAACAGCTAATCCCAATGAGGCAAGTCAATATGATGATGTTTATACTTCTTACAGGAAACAGAGGAGCACCTCGTACCATTCGTCCATGAGTGCACGAGCTGCTACAAGGTAA